The nucleotide sequence tttttaaattgtttaTAATTCGATCCTACCCTTCATCTATATAAATGCTATGGGCTATAGGGTTTTAAGAATTTTCATGTAAAATCCTATACCCAGTCGTGGATTTTGACTGAATTAGCCTAAAATGGATTATACACATAGTAGGTAAGCAAATCCGTGAGTAGCTATAGTGGATTATGAAGAGATGCGTTAAGATAAGTCTTTATGGCCTATATTTTTCTACTACAAACACCAATTAAACGTGATTGTGAAGTAGAGTGGCAAATATATAATGTCTGGCGAAGAGAATTCCTTAGCATTTTGCACTACTACacagaaaaaattcaaaaaaacaaacaaaagggtGTAAAATTTATTGACAAAGAGCCTTTAAGTATCTTTATTCAATCATCAAATAGTTTTTCAGATGTACAAACCTGAATATTGCAAAAACTTGGGATGTATGGGATCAAGCAGGTGAAAAAGTTAAAAGATTCTAATTGTTGTTGTGTCAATTGGTGTGAAATATGATAAGTTTGTGATAGGGTCTGATAAAAATATGCTGGTTCTATTATCGAAAAAATTTTCTAGAGATGAGAATACATGAGTTATATGCGAAGTTGGAGGATGTTATTGCCAGTTCTAGGGTATCAACTCTGAATCTTCTTAGGGGAGTTTTGAGTTCAATGCTTGTGGTTGCACCTGCCGCAGCATTGGTTGCATTTCCATCTTTTGTAGTTGATTTGAACAGTGAGGATGGAAATGCCTGTGTTGTATTTGAAAAATACTCAACGATACCTAGATGCCAATAGAAAAGTAAATGTGTTGAATTCATGCAACCTCAGCGTAGGAAACTACTAAAATATCCAAGAATATAGTAGCTGAAGCAGTCCAGCTAGGTTGGTGATATTTCTGTTGGCCGTGTGATACATGCATCTATACAACCACCCTAATGTAGCTAAACCCCAACTATATTTCTGTTGACCTACTCAAGTATGATGCTTGCGTGATTCTGATATGGAAATTTCTCAAACACAAATATCCTAAATCACTCAAATGAATAATCAGTAGCTTGCCATCGCAGATTTATAACGCTACAAAGCAAAAACTGCGATAGGCTTTGGAAGTTTACCCCTTCTTAAACCACGATCGTGCACGGCGGTTTAGCACACCGATTCCTTCAAAAATTGTGGCGGCTCACAGTGGATGATGCCTACTTTTTTATCCTTGTAATCCGCGACAGAGTAAGGTGGTTTATATGGTTTCAAAGCTTTCACTTAATCCGCGATAGGATAAGGTAGTTTTAGCTTTAATAAGAAAAATACACATAATTCACACCTGGGCATAGGATTTTATATGTAATTTGTTAAAATCCTGTAGACTATATAGATTCATATAGATTAGGATTAAGATCGAGATGTCAACAGTTTAGGAATAATACATTTGTATAATTTTGATCTCCAATTTGTTTAAATAAGTCATTTGCCTAGAAATTAAGATTTAGTATTTACGATTTAAAATTTAGTACTTAGAGTATAAAGTATTGAATAAATAcaaacaaaaattattaaattttattgatcACGTAAAATTGCTCTTATTTATATAGTATAGGATTAAACAGCTTACGTAATCCTTAATCATTGTGGTTTTGGTCTTTATACAGTTTGTTGGCATCAGGATGGGGCTGCCATTGCCATCTGTGTGGGAGGTGGTGGCGCAATTGGTGGTGTATTTCTTAATAGAGGACTACACGAACTATTGGTTGCACAGGTTCTTACACGTGAATAGATGGGGTTACGAGAACATTCACAGAGTGCACCATGAGTACGAGGCTCCGATCGGCTACGCTGCACCGTATGCACATTGGGTGGAGATCCTTCTCCTTGGGGTTCCGACATTTCTTGGTCCGGCAATGGTCCCTTGTCACTTGATCACCTTCTGGTTGTGGATAGCATTGCGCCAACTTGAAGCTATTGACACACACAAAGGGTAAACTTAAACCCTGctctcttgtttttttttttctgtcatTTGCTTTTCTTTGTTACTTCTATTTTTTGATGAATTTTGGTTGCCGCTTTTTTcactataaaattatttttataaattttgataTGATGACGCATTTATTAATTGAAAAGAGGAGTGTTAGAAccaataatttttatgatttgtagtcatcaattagctattattagtatttttaatggtgtgagattatatccaatggtgtgagattactcccttttcttttgctggttaagtgttggccaaatttaaataaaaataccagcctccaaaactttttcaattgaaaatatTTGGAGATCAAAATTTCAAAACNATacgaaattataaatattaaattaaataagataatttgaAATTATTGATAAAAGGCAATATAATCCAATCCTCCCGCTTTTTTACGCTTCAATTCCTCTTTCATGCACTAAATGTGTTGTCACTAAGACATACACCGACCTTATTGCTTTGTAGGTATGAGTTTCCTTGGGCGATCACAAAACTCATTCCATTTTATGGTGGAGCTGATCATCATGATTACCATCATTATGTTGGAGGACAAAGTCACAGCAATTTCGCTTCAGTTTTCACATACTGTGATTTTATTTATGGAACTGACAAGGTTATATGATGATTTGAAATATTTTATCCTACAAACATATTGCTTGTCTTTTTCTACATGTGAAATGGATCTGCaataattttgttttctttatgctACAGGGTTATCGTTATCAGAAGAAAATGCAGAAGAAGGTATAATTTTAAAGCTTTGATGATATTTAAAAAGTTAATTGCATTTTGTAGCTTCAGTTAGCCATAGAACAATTTGTTTCACCGAAATTCTTTAGACAATTCCCCCCCTCCATTTTGCACTAATTTATTTAGGTATACAATCTGCAAAGAATAACAATTTTTTCCCTTTCACCTAATTGTTGCTTTGTGAATTGATTCAGTTAAAGGAAGGATCATACAAGAAGTCTGACTAAATTGGAGAATACATCATCCTATGGTTAGGGAGTGTAACATGTTTTGACTTTCGAAAACTAAAGATTTCAAGTATGTGGAAATATATATTTGGCAACAACGGTGGTACAATAGACATCAAGCTTAAGGGTGGAGGTTAGAGAGATGCCCTTCACAAATTGTGAATTTGTGTTAGGAAAGGGGTGGGGGAGGAATTTCTTTTGTTGTAATCTTTTGGGTTTAGATTGGAAAATGTTAAAACATGAAAGGGGAATCCCTCCCCCGGAATGTAATTCAAAAACTTTGCTGATGCCATATGTGTGAAGGTGAATTCTTCAATTAAGTaaagcttttttattttattgtaaagtAAGTTGATCAGCCAATATGCTGGTGACAAGTATCATAGGTTATACTTTTGAGTAGGTTACACTTgtatagtaaattttttttttatggtagatactccaatgaagattttataattgtcttcatgtgaaattatttattttttaccctTAGATAATGGATTATATGATTagattttgatatttataaaagtgttatttttgtttaaaatgtgactaaataaataaatcatatttttaaacaaaatatttccgtaaaaagatatttttgtcatcttcatttgagtagttattttttttttattttatttgccttcTGTTTTGTTTCGTTATTAATGAACCTAATTAGTAAATTATTCCCCCTCTCATTTCTAGGGTGATTACTAAGAATTCATGTATCCGACTGTCACCTATTTTGGGGATCACGTTATTATTTCTAAATGATTTTTCCATTGCTTAATAGATGATTCATTCCCTCATGTTCGAGCTTGTCTTTTCTAACTATGATATTGATGATTAtatagtaataaaaaaatattatgtaaacaaaaaaattagtcacggtatatttgtgtataaatatatctGTTGTTAGATTAATCAATTTGAATTGATCTAGTGATTAATTCACTAGTCTCTTTAAGTAATTGTCAAGAAATAAAATTTAGATTCGCGATAAATTAGTCTTTAATCTatgaaattaaaaaataccataggaaacaaaaaaaatatttattattaatttatttttaatatatattttatactccaATATATATTCTATACAATATATATTCTATACAGTAACTAATGAATATGCTTAATATGGCTTCATAGTAGTAATTTAGCTTGTCCCATATGGACCTGTTCCGAATGTTACCTGAAACTGGGTTACTTTAGGTTTGAATGTGAGGTCCAAACACCTTTGGGTGGTTTGTCTGACACTTTCTGCTGCTATGGTGCCACCGTCCGATATCTTGATGAAGgtaggggtggtacctgcaagggactctaatccttaagttagcaaggatttaagtaggtttttagtagattgagTTCGAAGAAAACCTGAGAGGGTCAGGATATTTATTAGTGTAGATGTAGAGTCAATAACTACCTTTTAGAGTAGTTTCACTTTGATAGTGGATAACCGTTCTTTTTTGTTAAGGAGGTTGTTGAGATCTCTTTTCTAGATTACTAGGAGATATCTTAAGAGTTAGTCACATATTTAGATAAGTAGGGCTAGGATAGCGTCGTCGCGTCCGATTTCTATGAGGTCAGGTAGGTGTCGATCTAGCCAATATCTGTTAATTGGGCTTTACTTATTTTGGGTCTGATTAAGTATTGTGTAATAtccagaaattttgaaaattcttaTTATGAggtgattttaaatttattaatttattagagattttattttcagaaattattttattgagaataattaaatcaagttttgatagttaaaatataaattttacttaatttcattattattaaataattttctatacttaaattataaaatttagcagtcgtaaaagaataaaaattttatatgatttagtttaaataattgagattttagaatttaatattttaatttcataaaaataaattatatcatctctaattttaaattaagatacttgattaaaatctaattagcaaattgataattaagtaatatttttttaaagtaattttaagggattaaattgaatttcaaataaatataatatatccTAATTAACCCAAATATTCCCAAATTAAATTCTAACTCTAAAATTCAAAAACACACTCTAACCCTAACCTAACCTAGCCATCGTCTCACCGCCACTCCCCTAACTCAGTCCCATCCCTtcagaaagaaagaatgaaagaaaatggagaaagaagaggaagaaacagagaaagaaaagagaagagNNNNNNNNNNNNNNNNNNNNNNNNNNNNNNNNNNNNNNNNNNNNNNNNNNNNNNNNNNNNNNNNNNNNNNNNNNNNNNNNNNNNNNNNNNNNNNNNNNNNNNNNNNNNNNNNNNNNNNNNNNNNNNNNNNNNNNNNNNNNNNNNNNNNNNNNNNNNNNNNNNNNNNNNNNNNNNNNNNNNNNNNNNNNNNNNNNNNNNNNNNNNNNNNNNNNNNNNNNNNNNNNNNNNNNNNNNNNNNNNNNNNNNNNNNNNNNNNNNNNNNNNNNNNNNNNNNNNNNNNNNNNNNNNNNNNNNNNNNNNNNNNNNNNNNNNNNNNNNNNNNNNNNNNNNNNNNNNNNNNNNNNNNNNNNNNNNNNNNNNNNNNNNNNNNNNNNNNNNNNNNNNNNNNNNNNNNNNNNNNNNNNNNNNNNNNNNNNNNNNNNNNNNNNNNNNNNNNNNNNNNNNNNNNNNNNNNNNNNNNNNNNNNNNNNNNNNNNNNNNNNNNNNNNNNNNNNNNNNNNNNNNNNNNNNNNNNNNNNNNNNNNNNNNNNNNNNNNNNNNNNNNNNNNNNNNNNNNNNNNNNNNNNNNNNNNNNNNNNNNNNNNNNNNNNNNNNNNNNNNNNNNNNNNNNNNNNNNNNNNNNNNNNNNNNNNNNNNNNNNNNNNNNNNNNNNNNNNNNNNNNNNNNNNNNNNNNNNNNNNNNNNNNNNNNNNNNNNNNNNNNNNNNNNNNNNNNNNNNNNNNNNNNNNNNNNNNNNNNNNNNNNNNNNNNNNNNNNNNNNNNNNNNNNNNNNNNNNNNNNNNNNNNNNNNNNNNNNNNNNNNNNNNNNNNNNNNNNNNNNNNNNNNNNNNNNNNNNNNNNNNNNNNNNNNNNNNNNNNNNNNNNNNNNNNNNNNNNNNNNNNNNNNNNNNNNNNNNNNNNNNNNNNNNNNNNNNNNNNNNNNNNNNNNNNNNNNNNNNNNNNNNNNNNNNNNNNNNNNNNNNNNNNNNNNNNNNNNNNNNNNNNNNNNNNNNNNNNNNNNNNNNNNNNNNNNNNNNNNNNNNNNNNNNNNNNNNNNNNNNNNNNNNNNNNNNNNNNNNNNNNNNNNNNNNNNNNNNNNNNNNNNNNNNNNNNNNNNNNNNNNNNNNNNNNNNNNNNNNNNNNNNNNNNNNNNNNNNNNNNNNNNNNNNNNNNNNNNNNNNNNNNNNNNNNNNNNNNNNNNNNNNNNNNNNNNNNNNNNNNNNNNNNNNNNNNNNNNNNNNNNNNNNNNNNNNNNNNNNNNNNNNNNNNNNNNNNNNNNNNNNNNNNNNNNNNNNNNNNNNNNNNNNNNNNNNNNNNNNNNNNNNNNNNNNNNNNNNNNNNNNNNNNNNNNNNNNNNNNNNNNNNNNNNNNNNNNNNNNNNNNNNNNNNNNNNNNNNNNNNNNNNNNNNNNNNNNNNNNNNNNNNNNNNNNNNNNNNNNNNNNNNNNNNNNNNNNNNNNNNNNNNNNNNNNNNNNNNNNNNNNNNNNNNNNNNNNNNNNNNNNNNNNNNNNNNNNNNNNNNNNNNNNNNNNNNNNNNNNNNNNNNNNNNNNNNNNNNNNNNNNNNNNNNNNNNNNNNNNNNNNNNNNNNNNNNNNNNNNNNNNNNNNNNNNNNNNNNNNNNNNNNNNNNNNNNNNNNNNNNNNNNNNNNNNNNNNNNNNNNNNNNNNNNNNNNNNNNNNNNNNNNNNNNNNNNNNNNNNNNNNNNNNNNNNNNNNNNNNNNNNNNNNNNNNNNNNNNNNNNNNNNNNNNNNNNNNNNNNNNNNNNNNNNNNNNNNNNNNNNNNNNNNNNNNNNNNNNNNNNNNNNNNNNNNNNNNNNNNNNNNNNNNNNNNNNNNNNNNNNNNNNNNNNNNNNNNNNNNNNNNNNNNNNNNNNNNNNNNNNNNNNNNNNNNNNNNNNNNNNNNNNNNNNNNNNNNNNNNNNNNNNNNNNNNNNNNNNNNNNNNNNNNNNNNNNNNNNNNNNNNNNNNNNNNNNNNNNNNNNNNNNNNNNNNNNNNNNNNNNNNNNNNNNNNNNNNNNNNNNNNNNNNNNNNNNNNNNNNNNNNNNNNNNNNNNNNNNNNNNNNNNNNNNNNNNNNNNNNNNNNNNNNNNNNNNNNNNNNNNNNNNNNNNNNNNNNNNNNNNNNNNNNNNNNNNNNNNNNNNNNNNNNNNNNNNNNNNNNNNNNNNNNNNNNNNNNNNNNNNNNNNNNNNNNNNNNNNNNNNNNNNNNNNNNNNNNNNNNNNNNNNNNNNNNNNNNNNNNNNNNNNNNNNNNNNNNNNNNNNNNNNNNNNNNNNNNNNNNNNNNNNNNNNNNNNNNNNNNNNNNNNNNNNNNNNNNNNNNNNNNNNNNNNNNNNNNNNNNNNNNNNNNNNNNNNNNNNNNNNNNNNNNNNNNNNNNNNNNNNNNNNNNNNNNNNNNNNNNNNNNNNNNNNNNNNNNNNNNNNNNNNNNNNNNNNNNNNNNNNNNNNNNNNNNNNNNNNNNNNNNNNNNNNNNNNNNNNNNNNNNNNNNNNNNNNNNNNNNNNNNNNNNNNNNNNNNNNNNNNNNNNNNNNNNNNNNNNNNNNNNNNNNNNNNNNNNNNNNNNNNNNNNNNNNNNNNNNNNNNNNNNNNNNNNNNNNNNNNNNNNNNNNNNNNNNNNNNNNNNNNNNNNNNNNNNNNNNNNNNNNNNNNNNNNNNNNNNNNNNNNNNNNNNNNNNNNNNNNNNNNNNNNNNNNNNNNNNNNNNNNNNNNNNNNNNNNNNNNNNNNNNNNNNNNNNNNNNNNNNNNNNNNNNNNNNNNNNNNNNNNNNNNNNNNNNNNNNNNNNNNNNNNNNNNNNNNNNNNNNNNNNNNNNNNNNNNNNNNNNNNNNNNNNNNNNNNNNNNNNNNNNNNNNNNNNNNNNNNNNNNNNNNNNNNNNNNNNNNNNNNNNNNNNNNNNNNNNNNNNNNNNNNNNNNNNNNNNNNNNNNNNNNNNNNNNNNNNNNNNNNNNNNNNNNNNNNNNNNNNNNNNNNNNNNNNNNNNNNNNNNNNNNNNNNNNNNNNNNNNNNNNNNNNNNNNNNNNNNNNNNNNNNNNNNNNNNNNNNNNNNNNNNNNNNNNNNNNNNNNNNNNNNNNNNNNNNNNNNNNNNNNNNNNNNNNNNNNNNNNNNNNNNNNNNNNNNNNNNNNNNNNNNNNNNNNNNNNNNNNNNNNNNNNNNNNNNNNNNNNNNNNNNNNNNNNNNNNNNNNNNNNNNNNNNNNNNNNNNNNNNNNNNNNNNNNNNNNNNNNNNNNNNNNNNNNNNNNNNNNNNNNNNNNNNNNNNNNNNNNNNNNNNNNNNNNNNNNNNNNNNNNNNNNNNNNNNNNNNNNNNNNNNNNNNNNNNNNNNNNNNNNNNNNNNNNNNNNNNNNNNNNNNNNNNNNNNNNNNNNNNNNNNNNNNNNNNNNNNNNNNNNNNNNNNNNNNNNNNNNNNNNNNNNNNNNNNNNNNNNNNNNNNNNNNNNNNNNNNNNNNNNNNNNNNNNNNNNNNNNNNNNNNNNNNNNNNNNNNNNNNNNNNNNNNNNNNNNNNNNNNNNNNNNNNNNNNNNNNNNNNNNNNNNNNNNNNNNNNNNNNNNNNNNNNNNNNNNNNNNNNNNNNNNNNNNNNNNNNNNNNNNNNNNNNNNNNNNNNNNNNNNNNNNNNNNNNNNNNNNNNNNNNNNNNNNNNNNNNNNNNNNNNNNNNNNNNNNNNNNNNNNNNNNNNNNNNNNNNNNNNNNNNNNNNNNNNNNNNNNNNNNNNNNNNNNNNNNNNNNNNNNNNNNNNNNNNNNNNNNNNNNNNNNNNNNNNNNNNNNNNNNNNNNNNNNNNNNNNNNNNNNNNNNNNNNNNNNNNNNNNNNNNNNNNNNNNNNNNNNNNNNNNNNNNNNNNNNNNNNNNNNNNNNNNNNNNNNNNNNNNNNNNNNNNNNNNNNNNNNNNNNNNNNNNNNNNNNNNNNNNNNNNNNNNNNNNNNNNNNNNNNNNNNNNNNNNNNNNNNNNNNNNNNNNNNNNNNNNNNNNNNNNNNNNNNNNNNNNNNNNNNNNNNNNNNNNNNNNNNNNNNNNNNNNNNNNNNNNNNNNNNNNNNNNNNNNNNNNNNNNNNNNNNNNNNNNNNNNNNNNNNNNNNNNNNNNNNNNNNNNNNNNNNNNNNNNNNNNNNNNNNNNNNNNNNNNNNNNNNNNNNNNNNNNNNNNNNNNNNNNNNNNNNNNNNNNNNNNNNNNNNNNNNNNNNNNNNNNNNNNNNNNNNNNNNNNNNNNNNNNNNNNNNNNNNNNNNNNNNNNNNNNNNNNNNNNNNNNNNNNNNNNNNNNNNNNNNNNNNNNNNNNNNNNNNNNNNNNNNNNNNNNNNNNNNNNNNNNNNNNNNNNNNNNNNNNNNNNNNNNNNNNNNNNNNNNNNNNNNNNNNNNNNNNNNNNNNNNNNNNNNNNNNNNNNNNNNNNNNNNNNNNNNNNNNNNNNNNNNNNNNNNNNNNNNNNNNNNNNNNNNNNNNNNNNNNNNNNNNNNNNNNNNNNNNNNNNNNNNNNNNNNNNNNNNNNNNNNNNNNNNNNNNNNNNNNNNNNNNNNNNNNNNNNNNNNNNNNNNNNNNNNNNNNNNNNNNNNNNNNNNNNNNNNNNNNNNNNNNNNNNNNNNNNNNNNNNNNNNNNNNNNNNNNNNNNNNNNNNNNNNNNNNNNNNNNNNNNNNNNNNNNNNNNNNNNNNNNNNNNNNNNNNNNNNNNNNNNNNNNNNNNNNNNNNNNNNNNNNNNNNNNNNNNNNNNNNNNNNNNNNNNNNNNNNNNNNNNNNNNNNNNNNNNNNNNNNNNNNNNNNNNNNNNNNNNNNNNNNNNNNNNNNNNNNNNNNNNNNNNNNNNNNNNNNNNNNNNNNNNNNNNNNNNNNNNNNNNNNNNNNNNNNNNNNNNNNNNNNNNNNNNNNNNNNNNNNNNNNNNNNNNNNNNNNNNNNNNNNNNNNNNNNNNNNNNNNNNNNNNNNNNNNNNNNNNNNNNNNNNNNNNNNNNNNNNNNNNNNNNNNNNNNNNNNNNNNNNNNNNNNNNNNNNNNNNNNNNNNNNNNNNNNNNNNNNNNNNNNNNNNNNNNNNNNNNNNNNNNNNNNNNNNNNNNNNNNNNNNNNNNNNNNNNNNNNNNNNNNNNNNNNNNNNNNNNNNNNNNNNNNNNNNNNNNNNNNNNNNNNNNNNNNNNNNNNNNNNNNNNNNNNNNNNNNNNNNNNNNNNNNNNNNNNNNNNNNNNNNNNNNNNNNNNNNNNNNNNNNNNNNNNNNNNNNNNNNNNNNNNNNNNNNNNNNNNNNNNNNNNNNNNNNNNNNNNNNNNNNNNNNNNNNNNNNNNNNNNNNNNNNNNNNNNNNNNNNNNNNNNNNNNNNNNNNNNNNNNNNNNNNNNNNNNNNNNNNNNNNNNNNNNNNNNNNNNNNNNNNNNNNNNNNNNNNNNNNNNNNNNNNNNNNNNNNNNNNNNNNNNNNNNNNNNNNNNNNNNNNNNNNNNNNNNNNNNNNNNNNNNNNNNNNNNNNNNNNNNNNNNNNNNNNNNNNNNNNNNNNNNNNNNNNNNNNNNNNNNNNNNNNNNNNNNNNNNNNNNNNNNNNNNNNNNNNNNNNNNNNNNNNNNNNNNNNNNNNNNNNNNNNNNNNNNNNNNNNNNNNNNNNNNNNNNNNNNNNNNNNNNNNNNNNNNNNNNNNNNNNNNNNNNNNNNNNNNNNNNNNNNNNNNNNNNNNNNNNNNNNNNNNNNNNNNNNNNNNNNNNNNNNNNNNNNNNNNNNNNNNNNNNNNNNNNNNNNNNNNNNNNNNNNNNNNNNNNNNNNNNNNNNNNNNNNNNNNNNNNNNNNNNNNNNNNNNNNNNNNNNNNNNNNNNNNNNNNNNNNNNNNNNNNNNNNNNNNNNNNNNNNNNNNNNNNNNNNNNNNNNNNNNNNNNNNNNNNNNNNNNNNNNNNNNNNNNNNNNNNNNNNNNNNNNNNNNNNNNNNNNNNNNNNNNNNNNNNNNNNNNNNNNNNNNNNNNNNNNNNNNNNNNNNNNNNNNNNNNNNNNNNNNNNNNNNNNNNNNNNNNNNNNNNNNNNNNNNNNNNNNNNNNNNNNNNNNNNNNNNNNNNNNNNNNNNNNNNNNNNNNNNNNNNNNNNNNNNNNNNNNNNNNNNNNNNNNNNNNNNNNNNNNNNNNNNNNNNNNNNNNNNNNNNNNNNNNNNNNNNNNNNNNNNNNNNNNNNNNNNNNNNNNNNNNNNNNNNNNNNNNNNNNNNNNNNNNNNNNNNNNNNNNNNNNNNNNNNNNNNNNNNNNNNNNNNNNNNNNNNNNNNNNNNNNNNNNNNNNNNNNNNNNNNNNNNNNNNNNNNNNNNNNNNNNNNNNNNNNNNNNNNNNNNNNNNNNNNNNNNNNNNNNNNNNNNNNNNNNNNNNNNNNNNNNNNNNNNNNNNNNNNNNNNNNNNNNNNNNNNNNNNNNNNNNNNNNNNNNNNNNNNNNNNNNNNNNNNNNNNNNNNNNNNNNNNNNNNNNNNNNNNNNNNNNNNNNNNNNNNNNNNNNNNNNNNNNNNNNNNNNNNNNNNNNNNNNNNNNNNNNNNNNNNNNNNNNNNNNNNNNNNNNNNNNNNNNNNNNNNNNNNNNNNNNNNNNNNNNNNNNNNNNNNNNNNNNNNNNNNNNNNNNNNNNNNNNNNNNNNNNNNNNNNNNNNNNNNNNNNNNNNNNNNNNNNNNNNNNNNNNNNNNNNNNNNNNNNNNNNNNNNNNNNNNNNNNNNNNNNNNNNNNNNNNNNNNNNNNNNNNNNNNNNNNNNNNNNNNNNNNNNNNNNNNNNNNNNNNNNNNNNNNNNNNNNNNNNNNNNNNNNNNNNNNNNNNNNNNNNNNNNNNNNNNNNNNNNNNNNNNNNNNNNNNNNNNNNNNNNNNNNNNNNNNNNNNNNNNNNNNNNNNNNNNNNNNNNNNNNNNNNNNNNNNNNNNNNNNNNNNNNNNNNNNNNNNNNNNNNNNNNNNNNNNNNNNNNNNNNNNNNNNNNNNNNNNNNNNNNNNNNNNNNNNNNNNNNNNNNNNNNNNNNNNNNNNNNNNNNNNNNNNNNNNNNNNNNNNNNNNNNNNNNNNNNNNNNNNNNNNNNNNNNNNNNNNNNNNNNNNNNNNNNNNNNNNNNNNNNNNNNNNNNNNNNNNNNNNNNNNNNNNNNNNNNNNNNNNNNNNNNNNNNNNNNNNNNNNNNNNNNNNNNNNNNNNNNNNNNNNNNNNNNNNNNNNNNNNNNNNNNNNNNNNNNNNNNNNNNNNNNNNNNNNNNNNNNNNNNNNNNNNNNNNNNNNNNNNNNNNNNNNNNNNNNNNNNNNNNNNNNNNNNNNNNNNNNNNNNNNNNNNNNNNNNNNNNNNNNNNNNNNNNNNNNNNNNNNNNNNNNNNNNNNNNNNNNNNNNNNNNNNNNNNNNNNNNNNNNNNNNNNNNNNNNNNNNNNNNNNNNNNNNNNNNNNNNNNNNNNNNNNNNNNNNNNNNNNNNNNNNNNNNNNNNNNNNNNNNNNNNNNNNNNNNNNNNNNNNNNNNNNNNNNNNNNNNNNNNNNNNNNNNNNNNNNNNNNNNNNNNNNNNNNNNNNNNNNNNNNNNNNNNNNNNNNNNNNNNNNNNNN is from Arachis ipaensis cultivar K30076 chromosome B01, Araip1.1, whole genome shotgun sequence and encodes:
- the LOC107630595 gene encoding methylsterol monooxygenase 1-1, with protein sequence MLPYATLSEAEVAIGRNLTAAETLWFNYTGKMPDLMVYCHTIAVLFCVYSLSPLPVVLIELKRLNPFDSHKIQPKVRLSFKEMFRCYKDVMFLFFCIVGPLQFISYPLFIKFVGIRMGLPLPSVWEVVAQLVVYFLIEDYTNYWLHRFLHVNRWGYENIHRVHHEYEAPIGYAAPYAHWVEILLLGVPTFLGPAMVPCHLITFWLWIALRQLEAIDTHKGYEFPWAITKLIPFYGGADHHDYHHYVGGQSHSNFASVFTYCDFIYGTDKGYRYQKKMQKKLKEGSYKKSD